The region AAGCTTGGAATACCAATAATACTATTAGCATAACAATCACAAATAGTAAAGATATAGGATAGGATATAATTTTCTGCATTAATCAAATAGTTTAACGCAAATATACACTTAAACGCAAATACTACAATAAACATATACAGCAAATTAATAGTCTTATCGATCGTTTTAATCTATAATCAACAGTAACGATATGATACCTTTAACTAGTTCATATACTATACTATAGGTGGAAGTATCAACTAATCTAAATCTTAAACAAACTATTAACAGTCATTAATACATTTTTCGCATAATCTAAAGCATAAACCCAGATTCCGCATTAGCCAAATACTACAAAGCAATTCTACTTCATATCTCTTACATTAGTTCTTAAACCATACTACAGTATGCTTTAAGAACTAATTCAAACCTATTTCGTATAGTTTCTTTTCGTTTATATGTCTATCGTGGAATCTGGGATAAAAAAAACCACCTATTAGGTGGTTTTATATTTTTAACAGAATTCTGTATAAGCATCTTTTAGGTTTTCTGCTATTGCATCTGCAGTAGCCCCTTCGATGTGATGTCTTTCTAACATGTGAACTAACTCACCATCTTTGAATAACGCCATAGCTGGTGATGATGGAGGGAACGGGAACATGTGTTTACGTGCTACGTCTACAGCATCCTTATCTACTCCTGCAAATACAGTGATGATGTTACTTGGTTTCTTATCTCCTTGTAAACTCATAACTGCTGCTGGGCGTGCATTACGAGCTGCACATCCACATACTGAGTTCACAACTACTAGTGTAGTACCTGCTTTTTGTAAAGCCGCTTCTACTTCTTCTCCTGTATGTAATGATTCAAATCCTGCCTCAACTAATTCTTGACGCATTGGTTTTACTATTTCTTCTGGGTACATATCTTATCTAAATTATGTTATATAGCAAAGTTACATTTTTTATTAAACATAAAAACATATCAATTATAAAGAAATGTTATACTTTCTTTTTCTTATCTTTCTTCATCTTATTCAGCCAAATGAAGATTCCTGTGACAGGTAAAGTAGTTGCTATTAAACAGACTATGAAATAAATAGTTTTAGAGAACTTACCATAGATATCTCCAAGGTGTAAAGGTTTAATAGAGGCTGATATCTTCTCTCCAACTGATTTATCTGCAAACACTTCTTTCTTTAGTACAGCTCCACTATATTGATCAATAAACACTCTGTCAGTAGCACTTTCATTAAAACGAGCCAAGTCATTTTTATTAATCTCATAACTTCCTATAGAATCTTTAGGAATAGAAACAGAAATAGTTCTACTTGTAAAAGGCAATTCTTTATTAGCTATATTGATAGCCTCAGATAAGGTAATCGTTTTATTATCTGCAAAAGCTGACTCAGGTTTCACTTCATTTCGACCTCCAAAAACTTTAGTTCCCAATACCTTGCTTAATCCATCTTTATACCACTCAAAAGACCAACACAATCCTGTCAACGCCATAATCACAACAATCAGTAAAGTATAAAATCCAAGTGTATTATGTAAATCGTGATTGATACGCTTCCAGTTCGCTTTATATTTTATTTTAAAGCCTGGTTTAATACTCTTCCACCCTTTCATCTTCTTTGGAAACCAAAGAATCAAGCCCGAAATAGATAAGAACACAAAAATGATAGTTGCACCTCCTACGATAGGACGACCAATTTCACTTTCTAATAATAACCATCTATGTAATTTGAATACAGTCATAAAAAACTCATCACCTGGTCCTTTACCACTTCCCACTACCTCTTTAGTATATGGATTTAGATAAACAGTTTCATTCTTTTTTTCTTTATCCTTAAACCCTACAGAGAATTGATAAGGTTTGTCCTGACTGTTTGAAATACTTACTCTCTGTACTTTACCCTGATATGTAGTCTCCACATATTCTCTTAATTCATCAATAGGCAAAAACTCTTCTTTCACTACAGTTAATTTATACATATCAGGAGCTATCATAGACTGTATTTCACTCTTAAATGTATATATCGTACCTGTAAGGCATACGACAAAAAGGATAATAGAACTACCTATACCTAACCATAAATGTAGGTCGTTCATTAATTGGCGAAAACTGTATTTCTTCGGTGATTTCATAAAAAGGGTTATAATTACAAAAACACGACCCCACTCAAAAGAGCGAAGTCGTGTCTTACTAAATCAAATATTATTAACTAAAATCTATATGTTAATTGTGCTGCAAAGTTTCTTGGAGCAATCTCATTAATGTATCCACCTCTGTAGTAAGAAGTGTAACCTAACTCATTGAACATATTGTTCATATAAACTCCTAATGTAGCATTCTTATATGTGTATGATATTTGTCCATTCACTGTAGTATAACTTGGCATATCGAATGGACGCTTATTTACATTAGATCCGTGTCCGTCAGGAGTCATTGTAAACTCATTAACTGGGCGTTTCCCAACATAATAAACCCCTAACCCTAATGATAATCCATTTAAAGAACCTTGGTCGAACTTGTAGTTAACCCATCCATTAGCTACATTTTTAGGTGCATTCATTGGAGCAGAACCATCTTCGTAATTTGGACTATTTTTATATCTAGCATCTAGATTGGCATATCCTAACATTACTTCTAAGTTATTCGTAATTTTCCCATTAACTTCAATCTCAAACCCATTACGTTTCAAGCTTCCTACTAAGATACTCTCGGTTTTAGACTGCTCATTAGTAATAGGATCAATATAAGGAGCTAATAGATTATCTTGGTTAATAAAGAAGTAACTAAAATTAAATCCTAAACGATCATTAAGCCAATTTGATTTGAAACCAAACTCAATTTGCTTAGTATCAGAAGCACCTGCTGTACCGCCTCCGTGAATAAGTTTATTAGATTGTCTTAAACTTGATGTTGTTGTATATGATGCAAACGCACTA is a window of Myroides oncorhynchi DNA encoding:
- a CDS encoding PepSY-associated TM helix domain-containing protein → MKSPKKYSFRQLMNDLHLWLGIGSSIILFVVCLTGTIYTFKSEIQSMIAPDMYKLTVVKEEFLPIDELREYVETTYQGKVQRVSISNSQDKPYQFSVGFKDKEKKNETVYLNPYTKEVVGSGKGPGDEFFMTVFKLHRWLLLESEIGRPIVGGATIIFVFLSISGLILWFPKKMKGWKSIKPGFKIKYKANWKRINHDLHNTLGFYTLLIVVIMALTGLCWSFEWYKDGLSKVLGTKVFGGRNEVKPESAFADNKTITLSEAINIANKELPFTSRTISVSIPKDSIGSYEINKNDLARFNESATDRVFIDQYSGAVLKKEVFADKSVGEKISASIKPLHLGDIYGKFSKTIYFIVCLIATTLPVTGIFIWLNKMKKDKKKKV
- a CDS encoding BrxA/BrxB family bacilliredoxin, which encodes MYPEEIVKPMRQELVEAGFESLHTGEEVEAALQKAGTTLVVVNSVCGCAARNARPAAVMSLQGDKKPSNIITVFAGVDKDAVDVARKHMFPFPPSSPAMALFKDGELVHMLERHHIEGATADAIAENLKDAYTEFC